From a region of the Paenibacillus sp. R14(2021) genome:
- a CDS encoding histidine phosphatase family protein, with product MEFIFIRHGHGEHLNDYPNRLNTLHPRLTEYGKFQVTQLRSEIEIDPDDLVLVSPTKRTIETASIIKNGINFIISPFVGPRMFPQNPELPFLACDHILSKTEITNLYRDTEILDFNLDCWKDGINRIEQDIFKGYATRLLDWIGESYKKIFIISHDGTITNYRILLGEKGLTRKDFLGEAGVYRMNL from the coding sequence ATGGAATTCATCTTTATTCGGCACGGTCATGGAGAACATCTCAACGATTATCCAAATCGGTTGAACACTCTGCATCCTCGTCTTACGGAGTACGGAAAATTTCAAGTGACGCAACTACGAAGTGAAATTGAAATTGATCCTGATGATTTAGTTCTTGTAAGTCCAACTAAACGTACTATTGAGACGGCAAGTATTATAAAAAACGGTATAAACTTCATTATCTCTCCATTTGTTGGTCCGAGAATGTTTCCCCAGAACCCCGAACTTCCTTTTTTAGCTTGTGATCACATCCTTTCTAAAACTGAAATTACAAATCTGTATAGAGATACTGAGATTCTTGATTTCAATTTGGATTGCTGGAAAGATGGAATCAATAGGATCGAACAAGATATTTTTAAAGGCTATGCTACTCGGTTATTAGATTGGATCGGGGAAAGCTACAAAAAAATATTCATTATTTCACATGATGGCACGATAACGAATTATCGGATATTGCTTGGAGAAAAAGGATTGACCAGAAAAGATTTTCTCGGTGAGGCTGGAGTATATCGAATGAATTTGTAG
- a CDS encoding DUF6572 domain-containing protein yields the protein MENFLAITNLDLIDFISIHMPSNTTRLSIVDDLDWSDVESHLGLMQTKVYRYLDFVESGNMDEQYPKYSNRPIEITIYAEYPIPEIGMKLIKNLKDYALRENDISLVWLRHNDVEADT from the coding sequence ATGGAGAATTTCCTGGCAATCACCAATCTGGATTTAATTGATTTCATATCCATACATATGCCCTCGAATACGACAAGACTTTCTATTGTCGATGATTTGGACTGGTCGGATGTTGAATCCCACTTAGGGCTGATGCAGACGAAAGTATATCGTTATCTGGATTTTGTCGAGAGCGGCAATATGGACGAACAGTATCCTAAGTACTCCAACCGCCCAATCGAAATTACGATTTACGCCGAGTATCCGATTCCTGAGATCGGTATGAAGTTGATAAAAAATCTCAAGGACTATGCGTTGAGAGAGAACGATATTTCGCTAGTCTGGTTACGACATAATGATGTCGAAGCAGATACATAG